TTGATTTAATTACAGTGACCAATAAATACAGATGGATTAGAATGTATAATCTTTGCTTCTAAGCTGTTGTGCAGCAGTAAAAATTATAGTCGTGGAAAGTGGAAATACGGAAAAGTTCGGTAAcggtaaatgtttgttttcacaaatGGTCTTTTTAATTTTAGTCCAAAACAAGCATGAAGTTGTGACAACACGCCGGTGAGTCCGTTTACACCTCTGACACCCTGTGAGGCTCattcctgcctccctctctccccacaCCGCAGGGGGGCCCCTCCCAGGAGGCCGGCCCCGGCAGCGTGGACCCCGCCCTGTCTCAGGTCTACGCCCCGCCGCCCTCCTACCCTCCTCCCGGTCAAGGGCCACCGACGTCCGCGAGCAGACTGCCACCCCTTGATTTCACCTCCGCACACCACAGTGCAGAGTACCCCGAGCATCCGCAGCTCAGAGTGTATCAGGGGCCCCAGCTGGAGGGGGCGGAGGCTCTGACGTCCAGTAACACGGTGAGGACAGTTTGAAATGTGACCCTCAGTGAGTAAATGTTACAGGAAACCCCGGCCGCTTCAGGTAGAACATCCGCAAGTTCTATCAGGGGAGCTCGACCAGATAGAGTGTCCTTCTATATTTAGAGAGCCGCTGCCAACGTTGTGTCCATGTACGGGAATGTCGCTCGCTCTCAGAGTGAGCAGCGGCATttattgttgaaaataaatctcCACTTTTCTGTCTCCTGGGTGTCTTATTTAGCAGGCGATAAACCAGATCCCCTTTCGGGATTATGGCCGTGACGTTTGGTGATGATATCGACGGATAACAGTTAGAGAGTTTTTGTGGTTCATTTGATCAAATCTCATAGATTTGCAATCGAGGGATTAAGTTTTAATGTTGCGAAATGGAATTGAAagaatttgtattgttttatttcaatgcaaaaaagaatCTTCTCAACATGCCATTATGTCTGTAACTGTCTGTAATGTCTTGTTTTCCTATTTAAGTGACAACATCTTCCCGTTCAGTCAGATTCATGACACCATCAAAATTAAATTGTTCCAAAATATTTACTAAAATCTTTTGATTCCAGGGTAGCAATTTTTGGGTTGGACTTTGCTCCAGAAATTCAAGGTCCCTGGAGGATCAATTCTAATCACTTTGTTAATCCTGCGACATTTCCAAATACATGCAAAACTAACATTATTGTGAGCCATCAGCATAATAACACATTCATCTTATTGTCAGTTTATCCACATACTGAACCACACACTGGTTAACATTGTACTTGCCGATCATCAGCGTTTCTGTAAAATCCTTTGTGTCCTGCCGCAAAACATTTCTCTCCCTGCTCTCATGAATGGTGTTTTGTGGCCCCATCTATATATTTCATTACTAGAATCCCTGACATACTCGGGTCTGTGCTGATTTTCGGTGGGAAAGTTGAGACGTCGccatggagggagggggtcaaAGTGGGAGGCTGACCAGATGACCCCCCTGACCCCCTCTGAAATATCGCTCAGGTCGAGAAACACAATTCTGCATCGTGACATGACACCACCACCCACCTCACCCCCCTCCTGTCTCCCCTCGTCTGTACCCTGtctgggctgtgtgtgtgtgtgtgtgtgtgtgtgtgtgtgtgtgtgtgtgtgtgtggatgcggTAATCTGCAGTAGTTAGCCATGGCCAGTGTTGTGTAATCCagtggcctgtgtgcatttGTCTTTGTAAAAAACGCtcctttgtgtgaatgtgtctctgtTCCCTTTTCTCATCACCAATTTATTAATTATGCGCCCCTTGATAAGTGACCTTTAACCCTTGGCAGAAAAGCAGCACCGTGACCCCAGACTGACCCTTGTGGAACGTACAGTTTTgatctctctctgctcctcctctggctctCACTGCTGAAGCtcactgtattttcttttcctgcAGACTTTTTTTACTCTCACTTTCTTGTTTGGACTTATTAATTTGTcttaaaacatatatttaacatttatctcTTGGTTGATGATGACACGTGCACACACCAGCATcgtggtgcattgtgggataaTGAATGTTTTAGTTTTGGCACATTAGTACTTGGATTTTTCTGCATGAGGCCAATTTATTTAGTTGGATATTACTGTATGTTTAAACTATTACAACTGCTTAGATAACAAGGACTCAGTTAAAGTCATTTTTGCTTTTCAGGGGATCTTACATTTGCTGTAATTCTCTTTGCCACAGCTTGAGTGAACATAGGTAGTTTGAGTGTCAGATGTATAATCCTTATTGATATTGTACAGTGCATCAGTCTTTATACTGTCCCACAGGCATGTATTCAAAGACAAAGCCTCACTAAAATGGATTCCTTTCCTGCCTCCTCACATTTGCCTGAGAAGGAACACTGGTTGCTGAATGCTCTTTGACCTTTGGTTTGAATCACTCCATGAAAATGATTTGTGCCTAATGCCATGTGATGCTTACACGACTGAACTGTTTACCAAACAGAACGTCATTATCAAATGTTGACCTATTTGTTCCCTGAATTGActttatattattttcatttctttctctttctttctttgttttcctacTGATGCCCTCTCTCCGTTTTTTCTTCTCACCTATTCTCATCTCATTCATACTCATTTGcgtctttctgtttgtgttcgttctttcacttcctcttccttcccaTCAATTTGTCATCTTTCCCCTGTGCTCCTTTGCTCTCCTCCTATTttcaccctctcaccctgtcAGGAGGACGTTTTGgcccctttgacctctgacccccagtCTCTGAGCGTGTCGGTGTCATCGGGGGGCGGAGCGGGAAGTGGAAGTGATGAGGAGGGGTCAAGTAAGGCCCAACCGAAGCGCCTGCACGTCTCCAACATCCCGTTCCGCTTCAGAGACCCGGACCTCCGCCAGATGTTTGGGGTACGAATTTCTCAGTATCAGCCAGTGTCCCAAATGCATTGATACGATGTCGTACGAATAAAATGAACAGATTTGTTTCTATCCGTTGGGTTATAGTCACCCAATGTACTTATTCTCACATTTCTAGCAATTTGGGAAGATCCTTGATGTAGAAATAATCTTCAATGAGAGGGGGTCCAAGGTGAGCGCCACAGAATCATCAGAGCTGGAACctttaatgaacaaaaacagaatCTAAAATATACCATGACCCGCAGGGCTTTGGATTTGTCACCTTCGAGAGTGCAAGTGAGGCCGACCGAGCAAGAGAAAAGCTCAACGGGACGATCGTGGAGGGGAGAAAGATTGAGGTGAGGGAGAATTCGTCATTTAGGTCTCCATAATGAATATCACGCTTACTTCTCCTTAATCGTTGCCTTTCTTCCATTTCTCCGTCTCGCCAGGTCAATAACGCCACTGCAAGAGTTGTTACCAAAAAGCCTCAGACTCCTCTGGTGAATGCAGACATTTCAAGTAAGACCCCTCGTTCACTTTCGCCCTCGTGCCTTTGTGCGCTGAAGGATTCCGGGTGTCTCCTGACAAGCGTATCCTCCTTTTCTGTGTAGCTTCTGGATGGAAGATCAACCCTGTGATGGGGGCGATGTACGCACCTGAACTCTACACAGGTGACGTCTTCTTCGTGAAACTGCTGCCTTATTGCGACGAGACCAGAGGTGTGTCGCCACTCTTCACTCTTCCCACTGTTTGTCGTCATCCTTTCTTTAGTCGCCAGCTTCCCGTATCCCGTGCCAACGCCCACGCTGGCCTACCGGGGCTCCGCGCTGCGTGGCCGCGGCCGAGCCGTCTACAACACCATCCGCTCCGCTGCGGCCGCACCCACCGCTGTGCCCGGCTTCCCTGGGTAATACCCTGCCATGTGTATACATTACATTCACTCCCTGCTTTAAGGCCCTAATGCTGTTTCAATCGTGTTGATCAGGATGGTATATCAGGAGGGGCTGTACGGAGCAGAGGTCTATGTAAGTAGCTGTACTTGTTTACTACCTAAATGTGATTTAAAACGGCCGTAGTTGTATTCATGTGATGTTATTTCTTTCATTGCAGGGAGGCTATCCGGCAGCTTACAGAATGGCTCAATCAGCATCCGCTGCCACGGCGACCTACAGCGACGGGTAGGCAGACAAACAGATTTCAAATCAGCTTTTAGTGCTGCTGCGATGGCTTTAAAGGTCAGGAAGTCCTTCCTAAATAGTGGGATTTATACCAGAGTGCAAGTTTATTTCTAAACTAGGTCTTTGGTCTAAATACGAAGGTTTGCCTCAAAGAGTTTTACTCTATGGATCCTTAAAACCATGAAAACAGTAAAAGGTCAACTAGAAAGACCCTTGGAGAGCGCTTTCCCCCACCAAGACAGTTTGCACACGCGGAAAATGAAAATCGGGGGATTATGAACGGCGAACGGTTGAAAAATGACAATGACAGAGCAGCTAGTAGCTTTTCCACAACCCGAGCTCTGGCATTTGACACTCACATCTGCTCCTGGTGTCTTTGAGCAGATACGGACGCATTTACGCCACAGCTGCGGATCCCTACCACCACTCAGTTGGACCAACAGCGACATACGGAGTCGGTACGATGGTGAGTCGAGTCCAAACACACAGAGCGCTCTTGTTACACACTTCACAGCCGACCCTGGTCACACCGGGCACAACGCTTCTGTCTGCAGGCCAGTTTGTACAGAGGAGGATATAACCGCTTCACCCCGTACTGAGCCACCCCGGGGGGAGGACGTCTCTTTTTAACTCTGGGAGCGGCTGGTCCACGGACACCTCAGGGCCGATTGTGAGGTCGTTGGAAAATGTGGAAATTGTTTTAGTTTCCTGCCTCCGTCACAACCAAAGAGAGACTGAACAGACTGATGTAAATAGTGTAGGACCCATCGTCCGGTCCGCTGACAAGCACTTGGCGTCTGAGAGAGGATGCTGGGTGCGTAACGTATAGACAGACGCTGAAAACCTTTAGAGGATTTCTTGTTTTCTGATTTTAAAGAGTACCGATGTTGGCTGACACGTCGCAGGTTGGAGATAAATACTGTGAGAATGAATTTTTTGTGAGTCAATGGCGGAAAGTTAGTTACTAGAAAAAGTTTGTACAATGTTGAATGAgtattatttcaatatttaaaacatctgtgtgtgtgtgtgtgtgtgtgtgtgtgtgtgtgtgtgtgcatatgagTGAGGGAACACATAAATATTGTTCAGTTTGCGGCTCAACCAGGAGACACTGGTATCAGCATCACAAACAGCAGAACCATCTTTGTCTGGATGTAGTTTggaatttcattttgtttgtttgcatctcTAACAATCTACCTCTCAAACATATTTCCCTTTTAATACAGCGATCTTTATTAATCCCCTGTTGATTTCCCTGCTTGTGTTCTCTGATTCTGCAGATagttctcttctctctttctgtccattAATGCTAATTCAAGGTAGCAGAAGTATTTTAATCAGTACGTCACAAAGTGCTCACTGCTCAAGTGTCCTTCTCTGTTCTGTCGAAACTCCTGGTTCCTTATTTCACGGCCTTTTGAGATTCTTCTCTGTCCTTCCTCACTGAGAGCTGTTGAATAACTTCTTGACTTGTATTgatcatttcttcttctctttgtttctgTTGCAGTCTTTTCTGCTGTGTTTGATTGTTACCTCTTAATAAaactattttctctcttttcctcttctgccctttatttattcataacattTTTCAATCTTTCTTAGAGAAACTGTCGTCTATGTCTTTGGGTTGTTTTTGTTCTAAGCTGCTCAAGTCTCAAAGACTTGTGATTGATtggaatttaaatataaaagtaaCCGATAGGTGTAGTTGTACCATTCTAATTCATCTTATTCTTGCTTTTGAACTTTTCTGCCCAAATAACTAATCTTTGCTTATGACTATCTCACTTTTCTTCTTCAtatcttttttctctttgcatgTCAGTGCTCAGTTCTGTCTTCTTTATGTCTAGAATTTTTAGCTAGTTTTGCTCCTCTTTTATAAGCagtaacttttttctttttaaaaggtttctcTAACAGCTAGTTTGCTAAAAACATATTTCCTGTATTAATTTCGTACCATTGTATTACATCAACGAACTACAAAACGGTCGTATTTAGAGGCAtacgttttttgttttagttgttaAAATTATCAACTTCAATAGAAATTTTCCCACTGTTCTTTCCTATTTGTGTAAATGTCCCTTTCAAATTTGAATGCATGAACTCATTCTAACAAATTTCATgcagttttacatttttctccaCTCAATTCTTTAACACTCCTGAATTATCCgaccttttcttttccaattACTCAAAGTATCTGATGTTGTGTTATAGCTCAATAAAAATGCCAATCAAAGCTGCAAACATGAAGAACCACTGTCATTGGAGGACGTAACCGAACAGTTTTTAGGAATATATGACATGAGAATAAAAAGTCCATGAAGAACTTGAACCCTTTTCTCTTGCTTGATCAGCTTGTGTTTTTGTAGAATCCAATCAGATAAATATGTGAATGGAAATCTCCcaccgtgaaaaaaaaaaatcactggaTGCACTTTGTACTTCAAGTTTATTagattttttcaaaaaatatatatatacacacacgcacacacagtatttACAAAATGGCAGTTTATCGGGTCGGATCTGTAGATAGGGAGGAGGCATTGCAGATAAACCTTCAGCTTTAGTTTGTTAGTGAGCAACATAAACTACTCAAGCCGTTCA
This genomic stretch from Gasterosteus aculeatus chromosome 20, fGasAcu3.hap1.1, whole genome shotgun sequence harbors:
- the rbfox1l gene encoding RNA binding protein fox-1 homolog 1-like isoform X1, whose product is MLSSPTVILQPYGLPVYPQTTTCYPSLVQGGPSQEAGPGSVDPALSQVYAPPPSYPPPGQGPPTSASRLPPLDFTSAHHSAEYPEHPQLRVYQGPQLEGAEALTSSNTEDVLAPLTSDPQSLSVSVSSGGGAGSGSDEEGSSKAQPKRLHVSNIPFRFRDPDLRQMFGQFGKILDVEIIFNERGSKGFGFVTFESASEADRAREKLNGTIVEGRKIEVNNATARVVTKKPQTPLVNADISTSGWKINPVMGAMYAPELYTVASFPYPVPTPTLAYRGSALRGRGRAVYNTIRSAAAAPTAVPGFPGMVYQEGLYGAEVYGGYPAAYRMAQSASAATATYSDGYGRIYATAADPYHHSVGPTATYGVGTMASLYRGGYNRFTPY
- the rbfox1l gene encoding RNA binding protein fox-1 homolog 1-like isoform X2, with the translated sequence MQQLLENASEIEECINKGGPSQEAGPGSVDPALSQVYAPPPSYPPPGQGPPTSASRLPPLDFTSAHHSAEYPEHPQLRVYQGPQLEGAEALTSSNTEDVLAPLTSDPQSLSVSVSSGGGAGSGSDEEGSSKAQPKRLHVSNIPFRFRDPDLRQMFGQFGKILDVEIIFNERGSKGFGFVTFESASEADRAREKLNGTIVEGRKIEVNNATARVVTKKPQTPLVNADISTSGWKINPVMGAMYAPELYTVASFPYPVPTPTLAYRGSALRGRGRAVYNTIRSAAAAPTAVPGFPGMVYQEGLYGAEVYGGYPAAYRMAQSASAATATYSDGYGRIYATAADPYHHSVGPTATYGVGTMASLYRGGYNRFTPY